CGACAAGCGCCGTGTGTTCCGCCAGTACTTCCAGCACATCCTCACCGTCGCCGACGAAATCGAGCAGCGGAACAGAGAGATCAAGCTCTACATAAACCTCTCCAGCGAAAATGAAAGGTGGTGATTGGTTCCGTTCACGCACCCCGCCACCTTCGACACCGTGGTGATGAACGCTGAGCTGAAGAATAAAATTCGGTCCGATCTCGAAAATTTCCGCGTATGGAAGTGGAGTTTTTTGCTCTACGACCCCTCTGGCACCGGAAAAACCAGCTTCGTCGCCGCCATGGCGAGGTTCCTGAGCTACGACGGGTACGACGTCGACATGTCCAAAGTCGCCGACGACTCCGATCTGAAAATGCTTCTCCTCCAAACGACGCCGAAGTCGCTGATCGTGATGGAGGATCTGGACCGTTTCTGGATGGAGAAATTCACGGCTGTGAGTTTGTCCGATCTGAAAATGCTTTTCCTCCAAACGATTATCCCAGTACGAGCTTGCTTTACACCTTGCACCTGACATGCCATCGTCTATCGAATTACGTTCTATTTGTCATTTAAATAGCGCAGTATGCTTCTTGAAATTGgaaaaaatgaggagagaaacTCACTATCTGGAATTAAGTTTGCAACGCTACACGAGCGAGGATCTAAGTTGCATTTGATTTGAAGATCTGGTGGAGCTTGAACACCAACTGGAGGCGTCTGTTAACAAGGTTTGAACTAGGAAGGAGGTTTCTGAGTTCGTCGTTAATGGCGAAAGTGGGGAGGGACTGCAGGATTTGTCACCTGAGCTTGGATGCAACGAATCATGAATCTGGGATTCCTATTGAGCTGGGGTGTTCTTGTAAGGCTGATTTGGCTGCTGCCCACAAGCAGTGTGCTGAGGCTTGGTTCAAGATCAAAGGTAACAATGCGTCTGCTTTCTAATTCACGACTTTGGTCAACACTCTCGGCAGAGACACTTGCCGGTCCAAGCTCTGGTCAACACTCCGGTCTTTGGGCATAGCAGTCATGGTGGCAGACGGCTCCTGATCACCGACAGACCAACGTGGCAAAGTCCTTATTCCGTCTAATTTCAGAAACAATCTTCCTGCAATACGCAGTGGAGGTACCAAGAAAAGAAGGTGGGTGGGGTCGAAGAGGTTGTCCAAATAGCTGTGCCCTTAATCATGTCGTCAAGCGACATatcaaaagcagaaaagaagaaggcaaagagaaaagcagtgggaaacagaaacaaaagcaaaagtaaagcagaaaagaaaaagagaaaagaagaagagagtgcAGCAGAAAAACACTGCAAAAACAAGTAATAAACACCCAAcccgaatgatgtaatttatttttattatctttcggagacatctgtataaaccccatcagagggtaatatgtataaaccccatcagagggtcaaaaaaaaaaaaaaaaaaaaaaaaaaaaagaaagaaagtggaaagcaaaagcaaagcaaagtaaAAGAGCAAAGCAGAAAGCATGGCTACCCTTTCAACATGAGATTTGCGGTGGAaaagagcaaagcagaaaatATGGCTACCCACTGAgataattacaaaagaaaagtagaaaagaaagagaaaaacaaaagtaaggaataaacattctaccagaatgatgtaatttattatctttcggagacatatgtataaaccccatccgagggtaatatgtataaaccccatcagagggtaaaaaaaaaaaaaaaaaaaaaaaaaaaagaacaacgacaagcccaaaataaatgggttggactggaatgttgtggagggcgaaggcccataagcccaaaataacaccaaccaggtgatcaaaagtacgcctagtactccaaatcatacatgagcactactcatgtcattcatacataaacattcatgagcatcactcatgacaatcatacataaacattcatgaccatcattcatgtcaacattcatgagcatcactcatgttaacattcatgagcatcactcatgacaacatccatgagcatcactcatgtcaatcaacataaacattcatgagcatcactcatgtcaatcagcttcaaaaagcttcatttacagagctttagcttcaaaagcttcatttacagagctttagcctcaaaagcttaatttacaaagctctagcttcaaaagcttcatttataaaagctccagcttcgaaagcttcatttacagagctctagcttcaaaagcttcatttataaaagctccagcttcgaaagcttcatttacagagctctagcttcaaagcttcacttgcaaagcttcacctacaaagcttcagtgcagggtatacaaataccgcctccgaacaaccgccacttcggcccatacatggattcaatttgaagtctccagccaacagactctattgaccgaagacttgggggactacattatgtaccatatattgggcctcaactgggcctcatgaaaaatacttgggggactctagcccattatttatgtattaaggagcgaacccttattctataaaagggactccctcactttcattgaaagattacccatgatttatgtattgaggagcgagcccttattctataaaagggactccctcaccaccattagagagcatcgccgtctACTGAGCAACTGTCTCACtgtgagcatcaactctaacccatcacttatgtattgaggagagagcccttattctataaaagggactccctcaccttcaaacgccacaagccgagccaaccaaggcaacacaagctacaagcagagcggcctcgcaacatgtgctacttctagttgagcatcatttcagattgggcaccgcctcatatcaagcattagttctagacgacatctagttacttcggcccacacatggactgaatttcaagtctccagccaaaagactctcttgactgaagacttgggggactactgtttataccatatttagggcctcgtatttagatctcgtacaaatactcaggggacttaaatgtaattatgggataaaggaaggggcagatatgtaataagtgaggagtccttattctataaaaggacccctcaccctcacaatttgggggaggcctcactctcactctcagaggccatttctgaagcctctcaccccctctcaaagcttcctcacaccccctaagctctaagctctctctctccctcttcaacagagaaatacaatacaatcagtgtggacgtagcccaaatcttggggtgaaccacgatacatcttgtgtcatttacatttcatgcagattcacggtcggatttacgttgtaccaagaccatccggttttgtgcatcaacagcatacacaaaaaattgcaaaaaacaaacaattagATATGAAGTAACGGGtcaaaacatttcgacggttataaatgaaaaatcacgatttaacggttattttaattcCGATTTCGATGatatttttacagctacactccttgaccttatatgaatacaatgaacacactcgatcttcaatttcaaattttcacaccagtggataccacaaaattttatgttatacctAAGAAAAGTATAATtaaactttaagtgttagtgattctatcattttgatgggatacgaattctacgaaacttatttcaacaatccaaccgtcaaacttgtttgtatatgctacaAGATCGTATACACAATAAAgcccaaaaaacaaatattcagatatcaagtaacgggatataaatgaaaaatcaggatttaacgattattttaaatccgattttgatgattttttactgctacactccttgaccttatatgaatacaatgaacaaactcgatcttcaaattcaaattttcacactagtggataccacaaaatcttatgttatacctaagaaaagtataaataaactttaagtgttagtgattctatcattttgatgggatacgaattctacgaaactaatttcaacaatccaacagTCAAATTTTTTTGTATATGCTACAGTATTGCatactaaaaaaattgaaaaaaaaacaaacattcagatatcaagtaacgggacaaaacattttaatggttataaatgaaaaatcaggatttaacggttattttaactccgattttgatgattttttacagctacactccttgaccttatatgaatacaatgaacatactcgatcttcaatttcaaattttcacgccagtggataccacaaaatcttatgttatacctaagaaaagtataaataaacttcaagtgttagtgattctatcattttgatgggatacgaattctacgaaacttatttcaacaatccaactgtcaaacttttTCGTATATGCTACAAGATCATATACACAATAAGGCGcataaaacaaacatttagatatcaagtaacgggacaaaacatttcgacggttataaatgaaaaatcaggatttaacggttattttaactctggatttgatgattttttacagctacactccttgaccttacaTGAATACAATGCacaaactcgatcttcaatttcaaattttcacactAGTGGATACGACAAAATCTTACGTTATACCTAagaaaagtatgaataaactttaagtgttagtgattctatcattttgatgggatacgaattctgcgaaactaatttcaacaatccaaccgtcaaacttgtttgtatatactacaagatcgcatacacaaaatattgcaaaaaacaaacatttagatatcaagtaacgggacaaaacatttcgacggttataaatgaaaaatcacgatttaacggttattttaactccgatttcgatgattttttacagctacactccttgaccttatatgaatacaatgaataaacttgatcttcaatttcaaattttcacactagtggataccacaaaatcttatgttatacctaagaaaagtataaataaactttaagtgttagtcATTCTATCATTTtaatgggatacgaattctacgaaactaatttcaacaatccaaccgtcaaacttgtttgtatatgctacaagatcgcatacacaaaaaattgaaaaaaaacgaacattcagatatcaagtaacgggacaaaacattttgacggttatgaatgaaaaatcaggatttaacggttattttaactccgattttgatgatttttacagctacactccttgatcttATATGTATACAATGAacaaactcgatcttcaatttcaaattttcacacctgtggataccacaaaatcttatgttatacctaataaatgtataaataaactttaaatgttagtgattctatcattttgatgggatacgaattctacgaaactaatttcaacaatccaaccgtcaaacttgtttgtatatgctacaagatcgcatacaccataaagcgcaaaaaacaaacattcagatatcaagttacgggacaaaacatttcgacggttataaatgaaaaatcaggatttaatggttattttaactctgattttgatgattttttacaactacactccttgaccttatattaatacaatgaacaaactcgatcttcaatttcaaattttcacactAGTGGattccacaaaatcttatgttatacctaagaaaagtataaataaactttaagtgttagtcattctatcattttgatgggatacgaattctacgaaattaatttcaacaatccaaccgtcatacttgtttgtatatgccaCAAGATCATATacacaaaaattgcaaaaaacaaacattcagatatcaagtaacgggacaaaacatttcaacggttataaatgtaagatcacgatttaacggttattttaactccgattctGATGATTTTTACAGCtatactccttgaccttatatgaatacaatgaacaaactcaatcttcaatttcaaattttcacactagtggataccacaaaatcttatacctaagaaaagtataaataaactttaagtaTTAGTgattctatcattttgatgggatacgaattctacgaaacttatttcaacaatccaaccgtcaaacttgtttgtatatgctacaagatcgcatacacaaaaaattgaaaaaaaaaaacattcaaatatcaagtaacgggacaaaacattttgacggttataaatgaaaaataaggatttaacggttattttaactccgattttgatgattttttacagctacactccttgaccttttatgaatacaatgaacaaactcgatcttcaatttcaaattttcacacccgtggataccacaaaatcttatgttatacctaagaaaagtataaataaactttaagtgttagtgattctatcattttgatgggatacgaattctacgaaacttatttcaacaatccaaccgtcaaacttgtttgtatatgctacaAGATCGTATACACAATAAagcgtaaaaaacaaacattcagatatcaagtaactggacaaaacatttcgacggttataaatgaaaaatcaggatttaacggttattttaattccgattttgatgatattttacagctacactccttgatcttatatgaatacaatgaacaaactcgatcttcaatttcaaattttcacactagtggataccaataaatcttatgttatacctaagaaaaatatgaataaactttaagtgttagtgattctatcattttgatgggatacgaattctacgaaacttatttcaacaatccaaccgtcaaacttgtttgtatatgctatAAGATCGCATAcagaaaaaattgcaaaaaacaaacatttagatatcaagtaatgggacaaaacatttcgacggttataaatgaaaaatcacgatttaacggttattttaacttcgatttcgatgattttttttacatctacactccttgaccttatatgaatacaatgaacaaattcgatcttcattttcaaatttttacactagtggatatcacaaaatcttatgttatacctaagaaaagtataaataaactttaagtaGTAGTGATTCTAACaatttgatgggatacgaattctacaaaactaatttcaacaatccaaccgtcaaacttgtttgtatatgctacaAGATCGCGtacataaaaaattgaaaaaaaacaaacattcagatattaagttacgggacaaaacattttgaaggttataaatgaaaaatcaggatttaacggttattttaactccgattttgatgattttttacagctacagtCCTTGAcgttatatgaatacaatgaacaaactcgatcttcaatttcaaattttcaaactagtggataccacaaaatcttatgttatacaaGTGTAAATAAACTTTATGTGTTAGTcattctatcattttgatgggatacgaattctacgaaactaatttcaacaatccaaccgtcaaatttgtttgtatatgctacaAGATCGCATACACAAAAAaccgtaaaaaaaaatcattcagatatcaagaaacgggacaaaacatttcgacggttagaaatgaaaaatcaggatttaacggttattttaactctgattttgatgattttttacagctacactccttgaccttatatgaatacaatgaacaaactcgatcttcaatttcaaattttcacactattggataccacaaaatcttatgttatacctaagaaaagtataaataaactttaagtgttagtgtttgtatcattttgatgggatacgaattctacgaaactaatttcaacaatccaaccatcaaacttgtttgtatatgctacaAGATTGCATACGCAAAAACTCGCTAAAAACAAACATTCTGATATCAAGTAACAGACAAaatttttcgacggttataaatgaaaaatcacgatttaacggttattttaactccgattttgatgatattTTACAGATATAtgccttgatcctatatgaatacaatgaagtaatttgatcgtcaatttaaaacatttacacaagtggataccacaaaagaaaaaggcaatacaagaaccccaaaagaaaagtaaaaggggaaaataaataaataaagaaacttTGCTCGACGTAGGTAAACATGGGTCGCGCAAAACAACTTTGAGCGACGACGGT
The nucleotide sequence above comes from Malus sylvestris chromosome 16, drMalSylv7.2, whole genome shotgun sequence. Encoded proteins:
- the LOC126606676 gene encoding AAA-ATPase At2g46620-like — protein: MNAELKNKIRSDLENFRVWKWSFLLYDPSGTGKTSFVAAMARFLSYDGYDVDMSKVADDSDLKMLLLQTTPKSLIVMEDLDRFWMEKFTARSMLLEIGKNEERNSLSGIKFATLHERGSKLHLI